From the Cryptomeria japonica chromosome 2, Sugi_1.0, whole genome shotgun sequence genome, one window contains:
- the LOC131078672 gene encoding glucan endo-1,3-beta-glucosidase 11 translates to MAGEMQCTVLLILVLLNLTMAAKVSKNIGINYGRLGDNLPAPQKSVALIRSLGFQQVKIFDSDPTVLKALSNTGLRVVMAATNEELAALAASPAAAATWVAEHVQPFLPSARIRVITVGNELLSHPEWRRSWPLLFPAMQNLQTALETANLHRQIKLSTCIAMDALNSSFPPSAGIFRPDIADTILRPILNLISSTNSYLFINAYPYLAWSVNSAEIPLDYALLAADGAAISDGPFRYSNLLDAQVDAFVAAMAALGFPDVKVAVGETGWPTAGGLGASVENAAIYNGRLMSKLGTPRRAGVKMPIFIFALFNEDQKPGAETERNWGILYPNASLVYGL, encoded by the exons ATGGCAGGAGAAATGCAATGTACAGTGCTGTTGATCCTTGTTTTGCTGAATCTCA CAATGGCGGCGAAGGTGAGCAAGAACATTGGAATAAACTATGGTCGACTGGGGGATAATCTGCCGGCGCCGCAAAAATCAGTGGCACTGATCAGATCACTAGGATTTCAACAAGTGAAGATATTCGACTCCGATCCGACGGTCCTCAAAGCTCTATCCAACACAGGCCTGAGGGTCGTGATGGCGGCGACAAACGAAGAACTGGCGGCGCTGGCGGCGTCACCGGCGGCGGCCGCCACTTGGGTAGCGGAGCACGTGCAGCCATTTTTGCCCTCGGCGCGCATACGAGTCATAACGGTGGGCAACGAGCTGCTCAGCCACCCAGAATGGCGGCGCTCATGGCCGCTACTTTTCCCGGCAATGCAAAACCTCCAAACCGCCCTGGAAACCGCCAATCTCCACCGTCAAATCAAGCTCTCCACCTGCATTGCCATGGACGCCCTCAATTCTTCCTTCCCTCCCTCTGCCGGAATATTCCGCCCCGACATCGCAGATACCATTTTACGCCCAATTTTGAACCTGATTTCTTCCACAAACTCCTATCTTTTCATCAATGCGTACCCTTACTTGGCCTGGTCGGTAAACAGCGCCGAAATACCGCTCGATTATGCGCTTCTGGCGGCTGACGGTGCCGCCATTTCAGACGGGCCGTTTCGGTATAGCAATTTGTTGGATGCGCAGGTTGATGCTTTTGTGGCGGCTATGGCGGCGCTGGGTTTTCCGGACGTTAAAGTCGCCGTCGGCGAGACTGGATGGCCTACCGCCGGCGGACTTGGTGCTAGCGTTGAGAATGCGGCGATTTATAATGGCAGACTTATGAGCAAATTGGGGACTCCGAGAAGAGCTGGGGTTAAAATGCCGATTTTTATTTTTGCTCTGTTTAATGAAGATCAGAAGCCTGGGGCTGAGACTGAGAGAAATTGGGGAATTCTTTATCCAAATGCTTCTCTTGTTTATGGCCTCTGA